One genomic window of Clostridioides sp. ES-S-0054-01 includes the following:
- a CDS encoding BMP family ABC transporter substrate-binding protein, producing MKIKRILMACFVIVFTIFILAICNFDFGFDKVNKDNSNINSAKSKQSDSKSVPVSSGKDKSNSKSKDEEDEVEEDSYVRKTVGVLLDTENLNNESYNNDVLSALKRADEDFDVRVKLEKPKTSKNFKESIEKLYKYEPDLIIAVGSRFAEPIKEAATKYPKQQFGIVDYAYKIQPANVISVSFQDNATGYLAGLIAGKMTDTGKVGFIGGIEGSSRDKYESGFRKGLKTSNKDAELLVKYSNLFENPESARTIAKEMRDSDRDVVFSATEDDSKRAIQVARENGGKVIAINKDQYDMAPDNVISSIIKNVEQPVYELIKNVIKDGFKGSKVMEFKLKNGELGLTPKSSRNIPPDVLEYVKKEYNKVKDTY from the coding sequence GTGAAAATAAAAAGAATATTGATGGCTTGCTTTGTTATAGTATTTACAATTTTTATATTAGCTATATGTAATTTTGATTTTGGGTTTGATAAAGTAAATAAAGATAATTCTAATATAAATAGTGCTAAGTCTAAACAGAGTGATTCTAAAAGCGTACCAGTTTCATCAGGCAAAGATAAATCAAATAGTAAAAGTAAGGATGAAGAAGATGAGGTAGAAGAAGATTCATATGTAAGAAAAACCGTAGGAGTATTATTAGATACTGAAAACTTAAATAACGAATCGTATAATAATGATGTATTATCAGCTTTAAAAAGAGCTGACGAAGATTTTGATGTTAGGGTAAAACTTGAAAAACCAAAGACTTCTAAGAATTTTAAAGAAAGTATAGAAAAACTATATAAGTATGAGCCAGATTTAATAATAGCAGTTGGGTCTAGGTTTGCAGAGCCAATTAAGGAAGCTGCTACTAAATATCCAAAACAGCAATTTGGAATAGTTGATTATGCTTATAAAATTCAACCAGCTAATGTAATTTCAGTATCATTTCAAGATAATGCTACTGGATATTTAGCAGGTCTTATTGCAGGTAAAATGACTGATACTGGTAAGGTAGGTTTTATAGGAGGAATCGAGGGTTCTAGTAGAGATAAGTATGAATCTGGATTTAGAAAAGGTCTTAAAACCTCAAATAAAGATGCCGAGTTATTAGTTAAGTATTCAAATCTATTTGAAAATCCTGAATCGGCTAGAACTATTGCAAAAGAAATGAGAGATTCTGATAGAGATGTTGTATTTTCAGCTACAGAAGATGATAGTAAAAGAGCTATTCAAGTGGCAAGAGAAAATGGTGGCAAAGTTATAGCTATTAATAAAGACCAATACGATATGGCACCAGATAATGTAATAAGTTCAATTATAAAAAATGTAGAACAGCCTGTTTATGAGTTGATAAAAAATGTTATAAAGGATGGTTTTAAGGGAAGTAAGGTAATGGAGTTTAAACTAAAAAATGGAGAACTTGGCTTGACTCCAAAGAGCAGTAGAAACATACCACCAGATGTCCTTGAATATGTAAAAAAAGAGTATAACAAGGTGAAAGATACATATTAA
- a CDS encoding putative sporulation protein YtxC: MVEKDNISSMKFLRNNNVNDRLIYTNDIVEVVIDSTKQEVLNKKILNGTKAEQRALNIDEISTEITSMIISIMKEKLLKEYILKCYGRTYPEDKNNIYIYSLNIFAKKEIFMRETVFTRVRNYIEENDFINVEGFIRFRMREFMKYISAIGDIAVEEYLIKKDQDEFIRVLKYFIDTQEEKIDLLKVHIMEDNTFVLYDKNGNKIDSIDDEEIINMVIRENLNYEDFLISTLLTLCPKRIEILDLLNNNCSKEIIDTVEAIFENKVSIIMEN, encoded by the coding sequence TTGGTTGAGAAGGATAATATTTCTTCTATGAAATTTTTGAGGAATAATAATGTAAACGATAGATTAATATATACGAATGACATTGTAGAAGTAGTGATAGATTCTACAAAGCAAGAAGTATTAAATAAAAAAATACTTAATGGTACTAAAGCTGAACAAAGAGCTCTAAATATTGATGAGATATCAACAGAAATAACTAGTATGATAATAAGTATAATGAAAGAGAAACTTTTAAAAGAATACATTCTAAAATGCTATGGGCGTACATATCCTGAAGATAAAAATAATATATACATATATTCACTGAACATATTTGCTAAAAAAGAGATTTTTATGAGAGAAACAGTGTTTACGAGGGTGAGAAATTATATAGAGGAAAATGATTTTATAAATGTAGAAGGTTTTATTAGATTTAGAATGAGAGAATTTATGAAATATATTTCTGCTATAGGTGATATTGCAGTTGAGGAGTATTTAATAAAGAAAGACCAAGATGAGTTTATAAGAGTTTTAAAATACTTTATAGATACCCAAGAAGAAAAGATTGATTTACTTAAAGTTCATATAATGGAAGATAATACATTTGTTCTATACGATAAAAATGGAAATAAAATAGACAGCATAGATGATGAAGAAATCATAAATATGGTAATAAGAGAAAATTTAAACTATGAGGACTTTTTAATAAGTACCTTATTAACTTTATGTCCTAAAAGAATAGAAATATTGGATTTATTAAATAATAATTGCTCAAAGGAAATTATAGATACTGTAGAAGCAATTTTTGAAAATAAAGTTAGTATAATTATGGAAAATTAA
- a CDS encoding DUF445 family protein produces the protein MDNLIRILILAVIGGFIGYVTNVVAIRLIFRPIEPIKIPILNIEIIGLIPKRREEIAANVGEIIQEEFLSMDEILANIITDEDKEEVVRYIKARIKIIIHEKVSFIPSGIKSMIQEYLGEIIESEVKQSIDELSKNIINKANERIDIKKMVEDKINKLDLYELEEIIIRIAKKELKHIEILGLVLGFLIGIAQGAITIFI, from the coding sequence ATGGATAATTTAATTAGGATACTGATATTAGCTGTTATTGGAGGATTTATAGGTTATGTTACGAATGTAGTAGCGATAAGGCTGATATTTAGACCAATAGAGCCTATTAAAATACCTATTTTAAATATAGAAATAATAGGTCTTATACCAAAGAGAAGAGAAGAAATAGCAGCAAATGTAGGAGAAATAATTCAAGAAGAATTTCTTTCTATGGATGAAATACTTGCAAATATCATTACTGACGAAGATAAGGAAGAAGTTGTAAGATACATAAAAGCAAGGATAAAAATTATAATACATGAGAAAGTTTCATTTATACCTAGTGGTATAAAAAGCATGATACAAGAGTATTTAGGAGAGATAATTGAGTCTGAAGTTAAGCAAAGTATAGATGAATTGAGTAAAAATATAATAAATAAAGCAAATGAGCGTATAGATATAAAAAAAATGGTCGAAGATAAGATTAATAAACTAGATTTATACGAATTGGAAGAGATAATAATAAGAATAGCTAAAAAAGAATTAAAACATATAGAGATTTTAGGGCTTGTATTAGGTTTTTTAATAGGTATAGCTCAAGGAGCGATTACTATATTTATTTAA
- the thrS gene encoding threonine--tRNA ligase, which translates to MIKVALKDGSIKEFENAISVMDVAKSISEGLARNVVAASVNGEVVGLDHIIDTDCNLNLFKFEDKEGKEVFRHTSAHILAQAIKRLYPEAKLAIGPSIENGFYYDIDLDHRLVPEDLEKIEAEMKKIAKEDLKIERFELPRNEALELMKGQGEDYKVELISDLPESEIISFYKQGDFTDLCRGPHLPSTKKVKAVKLQSVAGAYWRGDEKNKMLQRIYGTSFEKNKDLEEYLHLLEEAKKRDHRKLGKELGLFMIPEEGPGFPMFLPKGMELKNELLKFWREIHRKAGYIEIESPIILNRKLWETSGHWYHYKENMYTVKIDDEDYAIKPMNCPGGLIYYNSQLHSYRDFPMRVAELGRVHRHELSGALQGLMRVRAFTQDDSHIFMLPEQIKDEIKGVANLIDGIYKTFGFEYNLELSTRPENSMGSDEEWEAAENGLREALEELGLPYTINEGDGAFYGPKIDFHLKDCLGRTWQCGTIQLDMQLPRQFDNTYIGQDGEKHRPVMIHRVAFGSIERFIGILIEHYAGKFPVWLSPTQVKILPISDKFMDYANEVKKELFDKGIRVELDDRAEKIGFKIREAQLEKVPYMLIVGEKEVADNNVSVRSRDKGEIGSIKLDEFIASISKEIESRESIIQD; encoded by the coding sequence ATGATTAAAGTTGCTTTAAAAGATGGCTCAATAAAAGAATTTGAAAATGCTATTTCTGTTATGGATGTAGCCAAATCCATTAGTGAAGGATTAGCTAGAAATGTGGTAGCAGCATCTGTGAACGGAGAGGTTGTAGGTCTGGACCACATTATAGATACTGATTGTAACTTAAATTTATTTAAGTTTGAAGATAAAGAAGGTAAGGAAGTTTTTAGACATACATCAGCACATATATTAGCTCAAGCTATAAAGAGACTTTATCCAGAAGCAAAACTTGCTATAGGACCAAGTATAGAAAATGGATTCTACTATGATATAGATTTAGACCATAGATTAGTTCCAGAAGACTTAGAAAAAATAGAAGCTGAAATGAAAAAAATAGCTAAAGAAGATTTAAAAATAGAAAGATTTGAACTTCCTAGAAATGAAGCTTTAGAGCTTATGAAAGGACAAGGAGAAGACTATAAGGTAGAACTTATATCTGATTTACCTGAAAGTGAAATAATATCTTTCTACAAGCAAGGTGATTTTACTGATTTATGTAGAGGACCACACTTACCATCTACTAAAAAAGTTAAAGCTGTTAAATTACAAAGTGTAGCAGGTGCATACTGGCGTGGTGACGAAAAAAACAAGATGCTTCAAAGAATCTATGGAACTTCTTTTGAGAAAAACAAAGACTTAGAAGAGTACTTACATTTACTAGAAGAAGCTAAAAAGAGAGACCATAGAAAATTAGGTAAAGAGTTAGGATTATTTATGATACCTGAAGAAGGTCCAGGATTTCCTATGTTTTTGCCAAAAGGTATGGAACTTAAAAATGAATTATTAAAATTCTGGAGAGAAATACACAGAAAAGCTGGATATATTGAAATAGAATCTCCAATTATATTAAATAGAAAATTATGGGAGACTTCAGGTCACTGGTATCATTACAAAGAAAATATGTATACAGTTAAAATAGATGATGAAGATTATGCTATAAAACCTATGAACTGTCCTGGTGGATTAATTTACTATAATTCTCAACTACATTCATATAGAGATTTCCCAATGAGAGTTGCAGAGCTTGGTAGAGTTCATAGACATGAGTTATCTGGTGCATTACAAGGCTTAATGAGGGTTAGAGCATTTACTCAAGACGATTCACATATATTCATGTTGCCAGAGCAAATTAAGGATGAAATAAAAGGAGTAGCTAACCTAATAGATGGTATCTACAAAACTTTTGGATTTGAATATAACCTAGAATTATCTACAAGACCAGAGAATTCTATGGGAAGCGATGAAGAGTGGGAAGCAGCAGAAAATGGATTGAGAGAAGCTTTAGAAGAGTTAGGTCTACCATACACTATAAATGAGGGTGATGGGGCATTCTATGGACCTAAGATAGACTTCCATCTAAAAGACTGTTTAGGAAGAACTTGGCAATGTGGTACTATCCAATTAGATATGCAACTTCCAAGACAATTTGATAATACTTATATTGGACAAGATGGTGAAAAACATAGACCAGTTATGATTCATAGAGTTGCTTTTGGTAGTATAGAAAGATTTATAGGTATATTAATAGAGCATTATGCTGGTAAATTCCCAGTTTGGTTATCTCCAACTCAAGTTAAGATACTTCCTATATCTGATAAGTTTATGGATTATGCAAATGAAGTTAAGAAAGAGTTATTTGACAAGGGTATAAGAGTTGAATTGGACGATAGAGCTGAAAAAATTGGATTTAAGATAAGAGAAGCTCAGCTTGAAAAAGTGCCATACATGTTAATAGTAGGTGAAAAAGAAGTAGCTGATAATAATGTTTCTGTTAGGTCAAGAGATAAAGGTGAAATAGGTAGCATTAAATTGGATGAATTTATAGCTAGTATTTCAAAAGAAATTGAATCAAGAGAAAGCATTATTCAAGATTAA
- a CDS encoding TetR/AcrR family transcriptional regulator: MPKVTEKYLRDKRNYILECIGKILREKPLYSVTMRDIIKEAGFSQGIIYHYYASLDEIFIDYINKNTTYDLLEQNINTLLSSDLTEKEILFECILSIGKYIDELLKSVGGKTCFELIVFYSFDIEKRATVHPKLNFKKSLAYAQNRIVDYTLKNIEKGIFLPRIPIHSLVMFISSFIDGIAQNVATSEAEENNNSMNIIEMFQILAKAMISFLKEKHI; the protein is encoded by the coding sequence ATGCCGAAAGTAACAGAGAAATATCTAAGAGATAAGAGAAATTATATACTTGAATGTATTGGTAAGATTTTAAGAGAGAAACCACTATATTCTGTAACTATGCGAGATATTATTAAGGAAGCTGGTTTTAGTCAAGGAATTATCTATCATTACTATGCAAGTTTAGATGAAATCTTTATTGATTACATCAATAAAAACACAACCTATGATTTGTTAGAGCAGAACATTAACACGTTGTTAAGCTCTGACCTTACAGAAAAGGAAATTCTCTTTGAGTGTATTCTTTCAATAGGAAAGTATATTGATGAATTATTAAAATCCGTTGGTGGCAAAACATGCTTTGAATTGATAGTTTTTTATTCCTTTGATATTGAAAAGAGAGCTACAGTGCACCCTAAATTAAACTTTAAGAAAAGTCTAGCATATGCACAAAACAGAATTGTAGACTACACTTTAAAGAATATCGAGAAAGGCATATTTCTACCGCGTATTCCCATCCATTCACTTGTCATGTTTATCAGTAGCTTTATAGATGGAATTGCTCAAAATGTTGCAACTAGCGAAGCTGAGGAGAACAACAATTCAATGAATATTATTGAAATGTTTCAAATATTGGCAAAGGCTATGATTAGTTTTTTGAAGGAAAAACACATATAA
- a CDS encoding AEC family transporter: MSALSTLFPVFFIMALGFISRKKRWITPEQKDGANAIVFKILFPILVFQLISTAEIELQHLKMIVYVFIVFTLALVVGKLFSNIVGKQYAHFSPYLLTVCEGGNVALPLYLSIVGASSNTVIFDIAGTIVGFIVFPILVSKVTANSSTFFDILKRVLNNSFVIAVILGMVLNITGIYHMAMMSQFKDLINNTLSQATMPIITMILFILGYNFTIDRQILRPLLKLMGIKIFYYTLVILGFFVLFPKHMVDKTFMIAPMIYFMSPTGFGLLPVIEPLYKSEDDASFTSAFVSIFMIVTLLVYTCIVIFIS; this comes from the coding sequence ATGAGTGCATTATCAACATTATTTCCGGTGTTTTTTATCATGGCACTTGGTTTTATATCACGTAAGAAAAGATGGATTACACCAGAACAGAAAGATGGAGCGAATGCTATTGTTTTTAAAATATTATTCCCAATATTAGTTTTTCAACTAATCAGTACAGCAGAAATTGAACTTCAGCATTTAAAAATGATTGTATACGTGTTTATCGTTTTTACGTTAGCATTGGTGGTAGGAAAACTATTCAGCAATATTGTTGGTAAGCAATATGCTCATTTTTCGCCATATTTATTAACTGTGTGTGAAGGAGGAAATGTAGCATTACCACTTTATTTGTCTATTGTAGGAGCGTCCAGTAATACGGTTATCTTTGATATTGCGGGAACAATTGTAGGCTTTATTGTATTTCCAATATTAGTTTCTAAAGTAACTGCCAACTCCTCAACTTTTTTTGATATATTAAAAAGAGTTCTGAATAACTCTTTTGTTATAGCTGTGATACTGGGAATGGTTTTAAATATTACAGGAATCTATCATATGGCTATGATGTCTCAATTTAAAGATTTGATAAATAATACGCTAAGCCAAGCGACAATGCCAATTATTACTATGATTTTATTTATTTTAGGTTATAATTTCACAATTGATCGTCAGATACTTCGACCATTATTAAAACTAATGGGAATAAAAATCTTTTATTATACATTGGTTATATTAGGCTTTTTTGTCTTATTCCCTAAACATATGGTAGATAAAACATTTATGATAGCACCAATGATTTATTTTATGTCACCAACTGGTTTTGGTTTACTGCCGGTCATTGAACCATTGTATAAGAGTGAAGATGATGCTTCATTTACAAGTGCATTTGTTTCTATTTTTATGATTGTTACATTGCTTGTTTATACCTGTATTGTTATCTTTATTTCATAA